TGAAGTCCCATCTTTGACAAGACGTCTGCCTTGTGGGAAATGGCATCGAGGTTTCCGGAATCAATGCCTATTGCGGAATTGTAACTTTCAAGTGCTTTTTGAAGGTCTCCGCTGCTTTCGGCTGAATATCCGAGATTGTACCATAGTTCTGCATCATTAGGGTTTATTTCAACGGTTTTTCCATATGCTTCCTTTGCTTTGTCCCATTGCCCAAGCTCAACATATGATTCACCCAGTGTTTCCCATCCATCCAGATAGTGCGGATTTACCAAAATTGCTTTTTCGTAGTTTTCAAGTGAATTAGTAGTAAGGTTAAGTTTTTCATAAGCAGATGCCTTTGCAAATATTACGGTTTCAATTGGTGGAATCGCATTTTCTTCCGGAATTGTCTTCCATTCGAAGTTGTCCTCAATTTTTGCAAACGGACTAAAATCAAACCCGCTGGCTTTGAAGTTTTCAAGGATTACCGGAGGTGCGTAATTCCAGGTAATGGAAGGTTGTGTTGCTGACATGGTTTCCTGGTTTTCCATGGCACTTATACGATAACTTGCTGCAGAGTACGAAGGATTAATTTCTGTCGCATTTCTATAGCATTCAATCGCTTCATCGCTTCTGCCAAGGTTGTCAAGAAGGACTCCTTTTTCATACCATATCTGTGCGGAGTTTGGGACTAATTCCAGCACTTTTGTGTAGCATTCGACGGCTTCTTCATATTCCTGAAGGAGGGTATGATCTACTCCCTTGTTGTACCATGCAAGTGTGTAGTTCCCGTCAAGTTTTACGGCCTGGTTGTAGCTTCGTATTGCATCCCTGTATTCCCCATTATTGTCATGGAGTTTTGCCTTTTCATACCAGACCAAAGCGCAGTCCGAGTCAAGATTCAGGGCGGTGCTATAAGCGTCTATGGCTTCTTTTTCCTTTCCAAGGTTCTGGAGCATTGTCGCTTTCTTATACCAGACAACTGGTTCCCTGGATTCGATATCCAGTGACATTTCATAGCTTTCAAGGGCATTTGCATAATTATCCAGACTGCTGTAGGCTTCAGCCTTGCTGTACAGCAATTTTGCGGATTGTGACTGGAAAACGGGTTCCTCGTAGCAAATCTGTCTGCCATCGTCTTGTAGTTCAGGAGGATAGGTTCTTTCGGCTTCGTCTTCCTGCAATACTCCGGGATTTAAGGCCCTGTCATAGGAGGCGATTGCTTCGTCATATCTCCCCAGGGAATTCAATAGTTGTCCCTTTTGCTCCCATATGGTGCTGTTGTAAGGATCTAATTCCAGAGCTTTGTTGTAGCTTGTAAGTGCATAATCCGGTTGATCGATTTGCTCCAGAAGTTTTGCTTTTTGAAACCATGCTCTGGAGTTATAAGGTTCGACTGTGAGCAGCTCGTCATAGCATCTCAATGCTTCATTATAATCGCCCATCTGTTTGTAGGCCCGGGCGCATGAAAAATAAAGGAATGTATTGGTATTATCAATAGCAAGGCTTTTTTCGTAGTAAGAAGCAGCTTTATATGGGACTCCCATTTGTTCGTAGCATAATCCCATGCTGCTCAGGATTGTTGTGTTTTGTGGATCCAGCTTAAGTGCCTGCTCAAAGTTCAGGATAGCTTTCTCTTTCTCAGGAGTTGCACATAGCGTGAGTCCCAAATTATACAGTTCATCCCTGTAAACATCATATATTTCCAATGATTTATTGTAAGACTCAATGGCATTGCTGGCATTCCCGTCCAGATAGCTGATTTTTCCTTCCAGGTAGAAGTGTGTCAATACAATGTAATCAGGTTCGAATTCTGTGCTGTTCTCGCTGCCTGAAATGGATGCAAGTGCTTTTTCATAAAAATATCTTGCTTCATCTTCATTTCCGCTACTTTCCATGACATTTGCCATCATGTAGAGAGCACGGGATGAATCCGGATTGATTGCCAGAATCCTGTTGTAGTATTGTGCAGCTTCTTCGTAATTGCCTGAAATGAATGATATATATCCCAGTTTATCCAGTACTATGGTGGAATTTGGTTCTGTCTCCAAAACCTGAGTGTAATAGTCAAAAGCAAGTTTATAGTTGTCATCTTCAAATGCAGCATCAGCTAATTGCAAAGTGTCAGCATTTTCAGCTGCAAGTGCTGGTATGCTCATAAGCAAAAATGTTACAAAACACAAACATAAAAGTAAAACTCTCATTTTTGTGCACTTTTCTCTAAGTACCATCCGTTACCCACCAAATACTGCGTAGAATATTAGTTTCGAATGTTTATATGTCTTGTGCCCTGTGATGAAAGCTTCATTAATTGAACTCTAATTTGTTAAATAAATAGTTTCTCGTGTCTCCTGATTGCTATATTGCATCAGTGATTGTATCCATATTTGTTCGTACAAAATAGAACAAAATATATAGGTGTATTTCTAATACCGTAATAACAACAAGAGGTATGAAACATGTCCGAACAAGCGATATCAACAGAAGAACTGCTATCACTCCCCAGGGATGAATTTATCAACAGATGTAAGGCATGGTGCGATGAGTTCAACGATGGAAAGCCGATGCAAACCAGTGAAGAGCATCCATGTCCTGTTCATGTGTGGGTGGTCTATAACGAAAAAGCCTGCAGTCAGGACACTATTCCTCATATTGCGCAATGTCCGGTATGTGATCAACCCATCTGCCCGGATTGTATGAACCATAGTGTCCACCAGCTCTCCCGTGTCACAGGATATGTTTCAAATGTTAGTGGCTGGAATGCCGGTAAGGTGCAGGAGTTGAAGGATCGTGTCCGAACCGATTTGAAATGATCCTATGGGGGCACTTCATGAATCGTAGTTTGTTACATTAATTAGCTAAAAGGGAGGAAGTGGAGCTTTTTTCCAGTACTCCCTTTTGGAAAAATGGTCCCTTGTGCTGCACTTCCTTTAATTTGTATGCTATAAAATTAACTTTATTTTCATATAAAATTATCTATCAACTTATTATTTTATTAGTAACCTTTACGCCCATTTCTAAAAAAAGTCCCTTCGTCCGAAACAATGTCCCTCAGTACTATAAATATGTGAATTGAACATACTCTTTATGTGTAATTATAAGCGGAGTGATTCCCAACGTGTCCTCCAAATAAGCTCCTTTTGGGATCTATGTCATTTTGTGTTCATCCCACAAAAAACGCGGCATAGACACTCCGCCACTGCTTTTTCTGATCCTAAAGGTGATTTGAAAGCAATTGCTTTACTTTATTGATATTCTAAAAAAAGATTACTTAAATCTCCTGAAGCAGATGGTTGAAAAGCTTGCAGAAATTGGTTATGTGAAATCCCTTGATAAACAGGAGCAAAACAATTTTGTCATGCTGCTCATGCATTAGCAGATCTATTTAGAGTATAGCTTCGGATAATCGTGCAACGGCGGACTTTTTGATTAATGCTTTCACTCGGAATATTTCCTTGGTCTTTTCTGCAGTGAATGCCGTAGGGCCCTGGATTCAATTTACTTGAGAAAGATCAGTTGCAGGAAGGAATGTAATTCACACTTTAAAGTGAATGTGCTTTTTGTTAACTAGGATTAATTTCGAGATAACAAAACTATCAATTTGGTAGTTCTCAGTCTTTTTTGACCACAGTACAAACTATTACTATCTGTTGGAATCTAAAAAAGTAATAGTTGGACTTCTCACTTGAATAGACAATATCGTATTCATTTAATCAAAAAAAGAAAAATAATGGGGGAGAAAACCCCTCGTCTGAAAAGAATTGGACTTATAATTCCAGCATACCTTTTTCTTTCAGGTAGTTCCCTGCACCAGAAGTACTGAATGCTATTGCTAGTATTGTTTCAAGCGGTTCCAGCACAGATTCATCAGTTTCAAATGCATCTGCAAGTGATGCGACTGCACTCTGAAGCTTTTCGAAATGCTCTTCCGCAATTTCAACCGTAGGATCTCCGGATTTAATTCTCTGGATACGATCGCCGATTGCAGTGTATGCAGTGTTTAGAACAAACTCGGCTAGAAGATAGTGCTTTGAAAAGCTGTAACGGTAAGTACGAGCAGCAACGCCGTAAGACGCGGAAAAAAGATAAAGTTTCCTTTCCGGATCATCTTCTTTTTTCATCACGATTGCAATTCTGCGCAGTTCTTTTATCAGCTCCTGCCTGAAAAAATCGTCTTGGTTCAATCATATCCCTCCAAATATTGAATCCTGTGATCGCATTCCTCCGAAGCTCGCTGGGTGATCACCCCATATTAGTGGAGTGGGAATGTTCTGTTCAGAAGTTGTGGGTACTGATTTCCCAACATCCTTTTCACGTTCGTCTTGGTAATAGTTCCCAGCCTTTGCAATTTTCTTTTCATTTGCATAATCATGAATTTCGTATAGTGCATCCTCGCCCAGCATTGTCTCAATGATCGCATTGTTGAAATTCTGAATGCTTGCTATAATAGGCGATTTTGTGTTGATGCTATAGTACTTGACATTCCCTGTTCTCTTAAATGTCAGCAAATTCCATTCAATAAATTTTTGGACAACCTTTGTTGCCGTAGGCCTTGAGATGCTCACCTCATCTGCAAGTTCAGTAATATTGAATTCTAATCCCTCTAGAGGCAACAAAAATTCAATCAGCCTTAATTCACAACTGTTGCCGAGTAGATCCTCGAAAGGTTCCATGACTTTCACTCCTATTTTTAAACTGTCGTGGTTTTGTGTCTCTACAAATCTACGTATAATTTGTAACTATAAAAGCCTTTGTAAATGTAAATAATCATGTATGTAAAATAAAATTTACAGTATTCTTTCTTTGCCTTTGGTTACGTTAAAATCGTGTTCTCCCAATGCAAACATCGCTTTTTTCATATCGGAAATGAAATACTTGTCTTCTTTTTTTGAGAGTTTTGATACATATCCTTCGTTGATGAGCTCTTTCATAATATCTTTGAATTTTGTCGACGTTTTCTTCATCATTATGTGCTTCAGTTTGTCACAGTGAAATCCTCTGCTGCTGTGGACGCACCTTTTACTGTAAAGAATATTAAGTACAAAAAGAGAATCTTTGGAAAGGCCACAACTCATATTCCTATCCATCTCTTTTTTTCATATAAGTAGTTTACTTTTTCCCAATGTTAATTTCGGCTGGTGAAAACATATGTGAATAGAAGCTATTTTTATATTCGTCAGAAGGCAGTGTTTTCTGAAACAGCACTTCTAGTCCTGAACGCTAGGCTAGAGAAAAAGAATACATTAGGAAACCATAATTTCAAAAAAGGAGCATAACAAAAAGTAGTTGAATGCTCCGGCCGGGATTGCAACCGGGAAACCCGGTTTGATCTTTCAATCCCTGCGGAACAATCATCCCGCCTTATGATAGTGATTTGGTAGGATTTAGGTGGTTGTTTCAGATAAAAGCTTGACCTCAATCCTGCCTCGAACGGCGACCAACCGCTCACAGATCATAGACGCTAAATAATCATCTGGTGTTTTCAGTATATAAAGCCTATGCTCTAAGTGTAGTTTGTTTTAATATTCACTAACTAATTTTAGACACTTAGGAAACTATATATAGTTTTGATTGTCAAGTATTTTTTATTGGCAGAGTTTGACCAGACTCTGACAAGACCAAACTTAAAGGTTGTTTCAGAAAATGAGAACTAATAAAACTAATAGCGATAGCTCCGGCTGTGTCTGGGGAATTAGCAAAGAAGAGCTAAACAGCTACCTTAAGGACTGTAAAAAGATCCTGCGAAAATCGACAGATCGTCCAAAAGTCAAGCATCATAAGGGGGCGGTGTGCTGATGTCTGAAATGGGGGATTTTTTAGCAGATTACACCGGGCAAATTGTAGCGATCAACATTAAAAACGATATTCCGGTTGAAGAAATAACAAACTATCAGATCGTACGGGTTCTCGATAATGGTTTAATTTGCCGTTATTCAAGCCCCTACAGTGGCAAATTAAGCAAATCATACACCCTGATCCCATTTTCAAGTATTGTTAGTATTCAGGATTTGCCAATTCCCGAAGCTGCCCCGATTATCCCCGGGATTGAAGAAGCAAGGCGGGAAATAGATAACCATCTCGGAAACCACACACTCGCACAAAAGATCGAAGGGGGCGATCAACAATGAACTATAAACTTAGGTGTGAGCGTCTAAACACAATCCAACCCGGTGACGAAATTCTAAAAACATCAGTTTCAAGGAAATATATCACCCTACAGGATCGGGGAGATGGGGAAGTTCAAGCCGTATTTCTGGAACCTGTCAAGGATCTAAGATACAATTTAGAAACCTTATTTGAGGGGACAATGCTTTTGTTTTCAGCTTTTGGTCTGGGTGTTCTCTTATCAATTTCATTCTTTTTTGTATTCGGTTTGATTATCGGCGGTGATCTCTAATGCCAATTCTTCACCGTTGCGCCGAGTGTAAAAACTCTGTTCCTGAAACTCAAGCCAACCACACACTATACGTTTTTAATAAAATTCTATGCTCCGAGTGTGAGGGCTGCAACCTCGATATATCAAGCTCCGTTGATACGTCCACCAGATACGGCGGTCAAGAGATCCTTGTAGATTCTTGGGGGGTGGCCTTCTAATGGTTCACGATTCCCTATTTTCCTCCAGTCGTATGGACTGGGAAACACCCGATCACCTCTTCAAGCAACTTGATCAGGAGTTCGGTTTTAAT
The window above is part of the Methanohalophilus levihalophilus genome. Proteins encoded here:
- a CDS encoding tetratricopeptide repeat protein is translated as MSIPALAAENADTLQLADAAFEDDNYKLAFDYYTQVLETEPNSTIVLDKLGYISFISGNYEEAAQYYNRILAINPDSSRALYMMANVMESSGNEDEARYFYEKALASISGSENSTEFEPDYIVLTHFYLEGKISYLDGNASNAIESYNKSLEIYDVYRDELYNLGLTLCATPEKEKAILNFEQALKLDPQNTTILSSMGLCYEQMGVPYKAASYYEKSLAIDNTNTFLYFSCARAYKQMGDYNEALRCYDELLTVEPYNSRAWFQKAKLLEQIDQPDYALTSYNKALELDPYNSTIWEQKGQLLNSLGRYDEAIASYDRALNPGVLQEDEAERTYPPELQDDGRQICYEEPVFQSQSAKLLYSKAEAYSSLDNYANALESYEMSLDIESREPVVWYKKATMLQNLGKEKEAIDAYSTALNLDSDCALVWYEKAKLHDNNGEYRDAIRSYNQAVKLDGNYTLAWYNKGVDHTLLQEYEEAVECYTKVLELVPNSAQIWYEKGVLLDNLGRSDEAIECYRNATEINPSYSAASYRISAMENQETMSATQPSITWNYAPPVILENFKASGFDFSPFAKIEDNFEWKTIPEENAIPPIETVIFAKASAYEKLNLTTNSLENYEKAILVNPHYLDGWETLGESYVELGQWDKAKEAYGKTVEINPNDAELWYNLGYSAESSGDLQKALESYNSAIGIDSGNLDAISHKADVLSKMGLHRLAALAYQDLVAKDPTNIDALRSGGIAAYKAGMYKDSINALSEYLNEDPDDVEILYIKSSSLEELGRYEEAISTYNNILNITPTDLRAFQKKGFAYSQLGDHDRAIECYDSILQLDPENTDALCRKGFAHYMKKEYYLAQLNYNKVLEIDPANPAALYHKATVTYLLSGYVGSITYYDEALKYKPNSITALYNKAFIHNILGDVEASVETYDRILQIDPHNPSALYNKRFALYRMESATKAEEARVLLESVDPGFEDSLNNRGTKFYLPDEYRPELDYELPTRWYEQEASQP
- the nrdD gene encoding anaerobic ribonucleoside-triphosphate reductase, whose amino-acid sequence is MSEQAISTEELLSLPRDEFINRCKAWCDEFNDGKPMQTSEEHPCPVHVWVVYNEKACSQDTIPHIAQCPVCDQPICPDCMNHSVHQLSRVTGYVSNVSGWNAGKVQELKDRVRTDLK
- a CDS encoding winged helix-turn-helix domain-containing protein, which encodes MEPFEDLLGNSCELRLIEFLLPLEGLEFNITELADEVSISRPTATKVVQKFIEWNLLTFKRTGNVKYYSINTKSPIIASIQNFNNAIIETMLGEDALYEIHDYANEKKIAKAGNYYQDEREKDVGKSVPTTSEQNIPTPLIWGDHPASFGGMRSQDSIFGGI